The following proteins are co-located in the Campylobacter concisus genome:
- a CDS encoding class II aldolase and adducin N-terminal domain-containing protein translates to MELEHSINEIKTISLSMFRKNFFGVFHGSISARVEKNQFIINKQNAIFDNLKDDDLTLLSSKKDYRWNEASLDADIHLNIYKNINEARFVCYAMPPYATAYAMKHEKIVPKDYFGYMRFDKISVYDPKQYDDWYERAETEIYRYMLEKNTNIIIVKGYGIYAYSRSPQLLAKEIALLENSCKLLHLTSGYSDYSI, encoded by the coding sequence ATGGAGCTAGAACACTCAATAAATGAGATAAAAACGATATCACTTTCTATGTTTAGAAAGAATTTTTTTGGCGTCTTTCACGGCTCGATTTCGGCAAGAGTCGAAAAAAATCAATTTATAATCAATAAACAAAATGCCATTTTTGATAATTTAAAAGATGATGATTTGACACTTCTTTCATCAAAAAAAGACTATCGTTGGAATGAAGCTAGTCTTGATGCTGATATACACTTAAATATTTATAAAAATATAAATGAGGCGAGATTTGTTTGCTACGCGATGCCACCATACGCAACTGCCTACGCAATGAAACATGAAAAAATAGTACCGAAAGATTATTTTGGGTATATGAGATTTGATAAAATTTCTGTTTATGATCCAAAACAATATGATGACTGGTATGAACGTGCAGAAACTGAAATTTATAGATATATGCTAGAAAAAAATACAAATATTATTATCGTTAAAGGATATGGCATTTACGCATACAGTAGAAGCCCTCAGCTTCTTGCAAAAGAGATAGCTTTGCTAGAAAATAGTTGCAAATTGCTTCATTTAACTAGTGGTTATAGCGATTATAGTATTT
- the rsmH gene encoding 16S rRNA (cytosine(1402)-N(4))-methyltransferase RsmH, which translates to MQSPHISVLLDEVLSFFKNLNGNFIDCTLGYAGHSSAILSQNKNLNLIACDRDNEAINFSLKKLEPFVSRVKIYKSNFSELTSKLSQEEILNVRGILADIGVSSLQIDKDDRGFSLGSSTLDMRMDKERNFSAYDVVNDYSFDELVRIFRDYGELKNAAGIANKIINARNLGKITSAKELANLIGTAQIKGRGVSPAILAFQAIRIEVNGELDELTNLLDSIEKCGFKDCLVAIITFHSLEDRIVKERFKKWANSCICLPGVYRCECGNNHELGEILTKKPLTASQNELKINSRSKSAKLRVFKIKG; encoded by the coding sequence TTGCAAAGTCCACATATCAGTGTTTTACTTGATGAAGTTCTATCTTTTTTTAAAAATTTAAATGGAAATTTTATAGATTGTACGCTTGGATATGCTGGGCATTCTAGCGCCATTTTGTCTCAAAATAAAAATTTAAATTTAATTGCCTGTGATAGAGATAACGAAGCTATAAATTTTTCACTAAAAAAACTTGAGCCATTTGTCAGTAGGGTTAAAATTTATAAAAGTAACTTCTCTGAATTGACTAGCAAGCTAAGTCAAGAAGAAATTTTAAATGTTAGAGGAATTTTGGCTGACATCGGCGTTAGCTCGCTTCAGATAGATAAAGATGATAGAGGCTTTAGTCTTGGCTCAAGTACGCTTGACATGCGCATGGACAAAGAGCGAAATTTTAGCGCATATGATGTTGTAAATGATTACTCTTTTGATGAGTTGGTTAGAATTTTTAGAGATTATGGCGAACTAAAAAATGCTGCCGGGATCGCAAACAAGATTATAAATGCTAGAAATTTAGGCAAGATAACGAGTGCAAAAGAGCTTGCAAATTTAATAGGTACAGCCCAGATAAAAGGGCGCGGAGTTAGCCCTGCTATACTTGCCTTTCAAGCCATCAGGATAGAGGTAAATGGTGAGCTAGATGAGCTAACAAATTTACTTGATAGTATAGAAAAATGTGGGTTTAAAGATTGTCTTGTGGCGATTATTACATTTCACTCGCTTGAAGATAGGATTGTAAAAGAGCGCTTTAAAAAATGGGCTAATAGCTGTATCTGCCTACCTGGTGTTTATAGATGTGAGTGCGGAAATAACCACGAATTAGGCGAAATTTTGACAAAAAAGCCACTAACAGCAAGCCAAAATGAGCTAAAGATAAACTCGCGAAGCAAGAGCGCAAAACTGCGGGTTTTTAAGATAAAGGGATAA